A window of the Acidobacteriota bacterium genome harbors these coding sequences:
- the rplK gene encoding 50S ribosomal protein L11, producing the protein MAKKVINQIKLQIPAGQATPAPPVGPALGQAGVNIMDFCKAFNARTQQDSGLIIPVVITVYADRSYSFITKTPPAAVLLLKAAGIKKGSGEPNKTKVAKVTRAQVEEIAKIKQPDLTAADLDAAVKTVSGTARSMGIEVEG; encoded by the coding sequence ATGGCGAAGAAGGTTATCAATCAGATCAAGCTGCAGATCCCGGCCGGCCAGGCTACCCCGGCGCCGCCGGTGGGCCCAGCGCTGGGTCAGGCCGGCGTCAACATCATGGACTTCTGCAAGGCGTTCAACGCCCGTACTCAGCAGGATTCCGGACTGATCATCCCGGTGGTCATCACCGTCTACGCCGACCGTAGCTACAGCTTCATCACCAAGACTCCGCCGGCCGCCGTGCTCTTGCTCAAGGCCGCCGGCATCAAGAAGGGCTCCGGTGAGCCGAACAAGACCAAGGTGGCGAAGGTGACCCGCGCCCAGGTCGAAGAAATTGCCAAGATCAAGCAGCCCGACCTGACGGCCGCTGACCTCGACGCCGCGGTGAAGACCGTTTCCGGTACCGCGCGTTCGATGGGTATCGAGGTTGAAGGGTAA
- the nusG gene encoding transcription termination/antitermination protein NusG yields the protein MSEGAPNLQWYIVHTYSGFEERVKETLRQRAEAMGMGDSFGEVRIPTETVVEYRNGKKREVQRKFFPGYILVEMEMSDPAWHVVKNTPKVTGFVGTGKKPTPLTQEEVDQILEQVTTAQEKPKPKYMFDKGEPVKIIDGPFNNFTGVVEEVNLDRNTLKVMVTIFGRQTPVELDFSQVEKA from the coding sequence ATGAGCGAAGGCGCGCCCAACCTCCAGTGGTACATCGTTCACACCTACTCCGGTTTCGAGGAGAGGGTGAAGGAGACTCTGCGCCAGCGCGCAGAAGCCATGGGCATGGGTGACTCCTTTGGCGAGGTGCGGATCCCCACCGAGACGGTGGTGGAGTACCGCAACGGCAAGAAGCGGGAAGTCCAGAGGAAATTCTTTCCCGGCTACATTCTGGTCGAGATGGAGATGTCCGACCCCGCGTGGCATGTGGTCAAGAACACGCCCAAGGTGACGGGCTTCGTCGGCACGGGCAAGAAGCCCACGCCGCTGACTCAAGAAGAAGTGGATCAAATTCTCGAGCAGGTTACGACGGCCCAGGAAAAGCCGAAGCCGAAGTACATGTTCGACAAGGGCGAGCCGGTGAAGATCATCGACGGTCCGTTCAACAACTTCACCGGAGTGGTGGAAGAAGTCAATCTGGACCGCAACACTCTCAAGGTGATGGTGACCATCTTCGGTCGTCAGACGCCGGTCGAGCTCGATTTCTCACAGGTGGAGAAGGCCTGA
- the rplA gene encoding 50S ribosomal protein L1 — protein MPKHGKGYRAAVGKIEARPHTLEEAVAAAKEASFAKFDETLEIAMRLGVDPKHADQMVRGTVVLPHGTGKTTRILVFAGGEKVKEAEEAGADHVGGEELAEKVNDGWMDFDAVVATPDMMRVVGRLGRVLGPRGLMPNPKVGTVTFDVGKAVEDIKAGKVEFRVDKTGIVHAPLGKISFSKEQLLENANALISAVVKAKPPAAKGKYVRSANMSSTMGPGIRLDESLLVAAEA, from the coding sequence GTGCCAAAACACGGTAAAGGCTATAGAGCTGCTGTCGGAAAGATAGAGGCTCGCCCCCATACGCTGGAGGAGGCCGTCGCTGCGGCGAAGGAAGCTTCCTTCGCCAAGTTCGACGAGACCCTCGAGATCGCCATGCGCTTGGGAGTGGACCCGAAGCACGCGGACCAGATGGTGCGCGGCACGGTGGTGCTACCCCACGGGACCGGCAAGACCACTCGGATTCTCGTCTTCGCCGGCGGTGAAAAGGTCAAGGAGGCCGAAGAGGCCGGGGCCGATCACGTCGGCGGCGAGGAACTGGCGGAAAAAGTCAACGACGGCTGGATGGACTTTGACGCCGTGGTGGCGACCCCCGACATGATGCGGGTCGTCGGCCGCCTCGGCCGGGTCCTGGGCCCCCGCGGCCTGATGCCCAACCCCAAGGTGGGCACCGTGACCTTCGACGTTGGCAAGGCGGTGGAGGACATCAAGGCCGGTAAGGTGGAGTTCCGGGTCGACAAGACCGGCATCGTCCACGCCCCGCTGGGCAAGATTTCCTTTTCGAAGGAGCAGCTGCTGGAGAATGCCAACGCGCTGATCTCCGCGGTGGTCAAGGCCAAGCCGCCGGCCGCCAAGGGCAAGTACGTGCGTTCAGCCAATATGTCCTCGACCATGGGGCCGGGGATCCGACTGGACGAGAGCCTTCTCGTCGCGGCCGAGGCCTAG